Part of the Pseudomonas sp. P8_241 genome is shown below.
AGTGCGAAATGCTCGATGGCCGCTACACCGGGCGCAGCACCGATGTGCCGTGTTTCCGCGAAGGCAAGGTGACACGGTTGAATCGTTGGCTGGAAGAAACCGGATATTCGCTGGAGGACAGCTACTTCTATAGCGACTCGATGAATGATTTGCCGTTGCTGGAGCAGGTGACGAATCCAGTAGCAGTGGATCCGGATCCGAATCTGCGGGCAGAGGCCGAGAAACGTGGTTGGCCGGTAATCACTCTGCGCGACTGAAGACGCCATCGCCGGCAAGCCGGCTCCTACAAGGGCAGCACTCGCCCTGTGGGAGCTGGCTTGCCGGCGACAGGTTCAACTCGGTCTCAAGCACTAAACCGGCTTGGCGCCCATCAACCCGGCAATGGCGATAAAGCAGACAAAGCTGAACAACGCCAAGGCAAAGGTGAATTTCCCCACGTCACCGGGCGTTTTGCGCAGCTTGTTCAGCCGCACCAGCAACCAGAACCACGCGAGCGCCGCCACGGTGTACAGCACGCTGGAAGCCAGCAACCAGGTCTGGCCCAGCGGCCAGCCCACCAGATGCACCATCCCCCAGCCGGTGAACGGCATGCTCAGCAGTGCCAGGCCCATCAGCAGCCAGACAAACACTCTTGGCCCCTGCAAGGTGCGGCTGCCCGCCGTCGCATCACCCTTGCGCCGCGCGAGCAAAACCCAGACTCCCAACCCCAGCGCACAAGCCAGCAGTACAACCGTTGCCACCATGTGCGCCGCTTTCAGGGCAGTTAACGATTCCATTGTCAGATTTCCTTATTATCTTGCCCGTCAGCGTAGCCGTTCAGCCAAGAAACAGCTGATAGGCCGGATTGTCGCTTTCGTCCCAGTATGGGTAACCGATTTCTTCCAGCGCCGCCGGCACCAGGTGGCGCTCGTCGTGAGGCACTTGCAGGCCCGCGACGACACGACCATCCGCCGCACCATGGTTGCGGTAGTGGAACATCGAGATATTCCAGCGCCCGCCAAGCTTGTTGAGGAAGTTGAACAGCGCGCCCGGACGTTCCGGGAACTCGAAGCGCAAGATCACTTCATCGACCACATGCGCAGCGCGGCCGCCAACCATGTGACGGATGTGCAGCTTGGCCAGTTCGTTGTCGGTCAGGTCCAGCACCGGAAAACCCTGCCCGCTCAGGCTGGCGATCAGCGCGCTGCGCGGGTCGTTTTCCGGGTGCGTCTGCACACCGACGAAGATGTGCGCTTCGCTGCCGGTGTTGTAGCGGTAATTGAATTCGGTGATCTGGCGCTTGCCGATGGCCTCGCAGAACGCCTTGAAGCTGCCCGGCTTCTCGGGAATGGTCACGGCGATGATCGCTTCACGACCCTCGCCCAGCTCGGCGCGCTCGGCCACATGACGCAAACGGTCGAAGTTGACGTTGGCGCCGGAATCGATCGCCACGAAGGTCTGCCCGGTGACGCCGCGCTGTTCGACATACTTCTTGATCCCGGCCACGCCCAGGGCGCCGGCAGGTTCGGTGATTGAACGGGTATCGTCGTAGATGTCCTTGATCGCCGCGCAGATTTCATCGGTGCTGACGGTGATCACCTCATCGACATAGTCTTTGCAGATATCAAAGGTATGCTGACCGATCTGGGCCACCGCGACGCCGTCGGCGAAGAGGCCCACGGTCGGCAGCACCACGCGCTCACCAGCCGCCATCGCCGCTTGCAGGCAATTGGAATCATCCGGCTCGACACCGATGACCTTGATGTCCGGGCGCAAATACTTCACATACGCGGCGATGCCGGCGATCAGGCCGCCACCACCCACCGGGACGAAAATCGCATCCAGCGGCATCGGGTGCTGGCGCAGAATCTCCATTGCTACCGTGCCCTGCCCTGCAATGGTGTGCGGATCGTCGTAGGGGTGAATGTAGACGTAGCCTTTTTCGTCGACCAGTTTCAGCGAATAGGCCAACGCTTCCGGGAACGAATCACCATGCAGCACCACCTTGCCACCGCGCGAGCGCACGCCTTCGACTTTGATCTCTGGAGTGGTCTTGGGCATGACGATGGTCGCTTTCACGCCCAACACCTTGGCCGCCAGGGCCAGACCTTGCGCATGGTTGCCCGCAGAAGCGGTGACCACGCCGCGAGCGCGTTCTTCATCGCTCAGCTGGGTCAGCTTGTTGTAGGCGCCGCGAATCTTGAACGAGAACACCGGCTGCAAGTCTTCGCGCTTGAGCAAAATACTGTTGCCCAGCCGCTCGGAGAGCTGGCGGGCAGTCTGCAATGGGGTTTCTACGGCAACGTCATAAACGCGCGAGGTGAGGATCTTTTTGACGTACTGTTCAAGCATCGGAAAGCATCACTGAGCGGGTTGGGCAGGACCACGGAGTCTAACCCGGCTTTTGGCCGCACGACCACATTAAACCGGTGGTTTTAAGGCCTGACATACACCCTGTGGCGAGGGGGCTTGCCCCCGTTGGAGTGCGCAGCACTCCCTTTGCATTTATCCAGGAGCAACGTATTCGCCGGTTTTACGACTGCTTCGCAGCCGAACGGGGGCAGGCCCCCTCGCCACAAAGAGCCATTCGACACACTGGCAATGACCTTCCCCGCCCCGAAGCCTATAATGCCGGCCTTTCGTTCCCTCTTCGGCACCTCGGAGCCCGCATGACCCAGGATCAACTCAAACAGGCAGTGGCTCAGGCCGCCGTCGACTTCATCCTTCCGAAACTCGACGACAAGAGCATCGTCGGGGTCGGCACCGGCTCCACCGCCAACTGCTTCATCGACGCGCTGGCCAAGCACAAGGGTGCATTCGATGGCGCCGTCGCCAGTTCCGAAGCCACCGCCGCACGCCTCAAGGGCCACGGCATACCGGTGTACGAACTCAATACCGTCAGCGACCTGGAGTTCTACGTCGACGGCGCCGATGAAAGCGACGAGCACCTGAACCTGATCAAGGGCGGCGGTGCGGCCCTGACCCGCGAAAAGATTGTCGCGGCCGTGGCCAAGACCTTTATCTGCATCGCTGATGGCAGCAAGTTGGTGCCCGTACTCGGTGCGTTCCCGCTGCCGGTCGAAGTGATTCCAATGGCCCGCAGCCACGTGGCGCGTGAGTTGGTCAAGCTCGGTGGCGATCCGGTCTATCGTGAAGGTGTACTGACCGACAACGGCAACATCATCCTCGACGTGTTCAACATGCAGATCACCAACCCGGTGGAGCTGGAGACGCAGATCAATGCCATCGTCGGCGTGGTCACCAACGGTTTGTTCGCGGCGCGTCCGGCGGATCTGTTGCTGCTTGGGACCAGCGAAGGTGTGAAAACCCTGCGCGCTGAATAAGCTCACACAATCCCCTGTAGGAGCTGGCTTGCCAGCGAAAGCGGTGTAATGGCCGACATCGATGTCGAATGTCTTGCACCCTTCGCTGGCAAGCCAGGTCCTACAGGAACCGTGTCAGCCTCAAGGCTGGGTTGGTTTTTTGAACACGTAAAACAGGTTCGGCTCGCTCACCAGATACATGGTGCCCTCGTCATCCATGGCGATGCCTTCTGCCTGCGGTACGGTTTTCTTCAGACCTTGCCGGCCTTTGATCAGCGACATGGTGCTCAGCGGTCGCCCGTCCACGTCCAGCTCCAGAATCAGGTTGGACTCGTCCGACAGCGCCAGCAAATGACCGCTTCGTTCGTCGTATTGCAGACTCGACAGATCGCGCACGAACATCCCGGCATCGCGCTTGGGGTTGTTGATCACGTGAACTGCATAGGATTTTTCGGGATTGAAATGCGGAAATCCGTGCACCTCGTAGATCAGCATCGGGTCGCGTTCCTTGGCAACAAACAGCCGCTTGCCCACCGAATCATAAGCCAGCCCCTCAAACCCCTTGTTGCCGCTCATGTGCACGCCGAGGGTCATCTGTTCGGCATCTGCCGCATCGAGAAAAGTCACGCCCGGCTCCAGGTGAATCTTGATCAGCCGCTGCTGAGACTCGTCTGTGATGACATAGGTATCGGCGCTGATGAACTCCACGGCTTCCGGATCGCCGAAACCGATCAGCGAAACGCGACGCAAAATCCTGCCATCGAGGGATAGCTCGATCAGTTCGGAATTCTTGTTGGTCACGGTAAAGAGGCTTTTGCGCACAGGGTCGAAGGTCAACGCCGAAACATCGTCGTTCAAGCCTTCAATCACTTGCGCCTCTGCGGCCACCTGGTACCGATCCAGCCCGATGGACTGGGTGCTCATCGGCTGCCACAGGGTGTGCAGGTTGAACCAGGCGCGTTCGAAAAGGCGCATGTACTGCCCGATCCCGATCAGTACGATCAGAGATATCACTGACAAGATCAGAATCAAGGGCTTGGGGCGGGCAAATCGGCGCATTCGGGAGGGCTCGGGTTCAAGACAGGCGGATGAAATATCACGTCTGTCTGAACTGAAGCTTAATGGCCACTGGCCAAGTCGCACAACCGAGCGTAATTATTCCTGTAAAACGTAAACGTCACTTCTGCTTTTCGAACCGGTAAAACAGGTTCGGCTCACTTACCATATACAGCGTACCTGCCTCGTCCATCGTCACGCCTTCGGCGCGCGGAATGGTCTTTTTCAGGCCGTTGAAGCCCCCCAGCAAGGTCATGAAGCTGACCTGCTCGCCCTTCTCGTCCAACTCCAGCAACAGGTGAGAGTCAGCGGACAGCACAAGGGTATGGCCGGTGCGCGGATCGATGGCCAAGGCCGAAAGGTTACGGATGTCCAAATCGTTGCTGACGAGTCGTTGCTTGTCACCGGTGAGCGTCTTGCCGTCGCCTTTCCAGGTGAACAGCGCGGGGGGACGCTCTTCACCCAGCAACAGTTGCTGATTACGGGCATCCCAGGTGACACCTTCAAACGCCTTGTTCTGGTCTTTCGAAGGTCCGAGGTCGTATTTGAGGAAATCGGCGAGGTTCAGTTCGCGGGTGTCGGCATCGACTTTGACGATGGTGATCTGATGGTCACGCTCATCGACAATGGCCAGCAGGCCGTTGCCCAGCACGGTGACACCTTCCGGGTTGCTCCAGCCCACCAATGGCATTTTGCGTAGAACATCGCCCTGCAAGGTCAGTTCGACCAGAAAGGGATTTTTACCCATGACCGAAAACAGGGTTTTGGTTTGAGGATCGTAGGCCAGATCGGAGGCCTCATCCTTTTCCATGCCCGGCAGCAGCTTGGCGTCGATCACAGCCTGGTAGTCCGGCAACCAGACACTCTCCTGGCGCTCGGCCGGGCTTTCGAGATTTTCCTGCATCCAGAGCACGCCACGATCGTCCCAATGCATGGCAAATGCGACCCCATAAGCGATGGCGGCCACCAGCAAAAGCCAGGTGTACCAACGCAGGGCGAAGCGCGAGCGGCGGGCAGTTTTAAGCGTGGAGAGCGGTTGGATGGCCATCAGGGAATGCGTTCCAGAAATTCAGGCTAGGGGTAATAGCACAATTGAGCCCGGCCAGTCGGCCGCAAGCCTTGGAATTATCCAGACAGGATGTGAAAAAAACGGGAAATGGCGGGATCGGCCTTTTGCGTTTCAGCCAAATCAAAAGATCGCAGCTGGCGGCAGCGCCTACACCGATCTCTGTAGGAGCTGCCGCAGGCTGCGATCTTTTGCTTTTTTAACGAACGCTGCTGGTAAAGCTGCTGGCACCCGGCAGTTCCAGGACGATCTCGTCGCCCACATTCAACGGCCCCACACCCACCGGCGTGCCGGTCAGGATCACATCACCGGCCTGCAGCGAGAAGCAGCCGGCCATGTGCTGGATCATCGGCACGATCGGGTTGAGCATTGCGCTGCTGTTGCCATCCTGGCGGACTTCACCGTTGATGGTCAGGCGGATGCCAATGTCAGTCAGGTCAGCAAAGGTGCTGCCGGACACGAACGGAGCAATCACCGCCGCGCCATCGAACGATTTAGCGATTTCCCACGGCAGGCCCTTGGACTTCAGCTCCGCCTGCTTGTCGCGCAGTGTCAGGTCCAGGGCCGGGGCGAAACCGGAAATGGCATCGAGCACTTCTTCACGGCTCGGTTTGGTCGACAATGGTTTGCCGATCAACACCGCGATTTCCGCTTCGTAGTGCACTGAGCCACGCTCGGTCGGGATGTTGAATCCACCCTCCAGCGACACCACGCAACTGCCCGGCTTGATGAACAGCAGTGGTTCGGTCGGCACCGGGTTGTCCAGTTCCTTGGCGTGCTCGGCGTAGTTACGGCCGATGCACACCACCTTCCCCAACGGGAAGTGAATACGCGTACCGTCGACATACTGGTGCTGATAGCTCATTACCGACTCCTGCTTCGTGCTCTTAAAGTTCGAAAATCAAACGGCGAAAATCTTGCCCGGGTTCATGATGCCATTCGGGTCGAACACCGCCTTGACCGCTTTCATGTATTCGATCTCGACCGGTGAGCGGCTGTAGGTCAAATAGTCACGCTTGGTCATGCCCACGCCGTGCTCGGCGGAGATCGAACCGTTGTACTTCTGGACGATTTCGAACACCCACTTGTTGACGGTGGCGCACTTGGCGAAGAACTCGTCTTTGCTCAGATCATCCGGTTTGAGGATGTTCAAGTGCAGGTTGCCGTCGCCGATGTGGCCGAACCAGACGATTTCGAAGTCCGGATAGTGTTCGCCGACGATTGCATCGACTTCCTTCAGG
Proteins encoded:
- a CDS encoding DUF2269 domain-containing protein — protein: MESLTALKAAHMVATVVLLACALGLGVWVLLARRKGDATAGSRTLQGPRVFVWLLMGLALLSMPFTGWGMVHLVGWPLGQTWLLASSVLYTVAALAWFWLLVRLNKLRKTPGDVGKFTFALALFSFVCFIAIAGLMGAKPV
- the rpiA gene encoding ribose-5-phosphate isomerase RpiA, with the translated sequence MTQDQLKQAVAQAAVDFILPKLDDKSIVGVGTGSTANCFIDALAKHKGAFDGAVASSEATAARLKGHGIPVYELNTVSDLEFYVDGADESDEHLNLIKGGGAALTREKIVAAVAKTFICIADGSKLVPVLGAFPLPVEVIPMARSHVARELVKLGGDPVYREGVLTDNGNIILDVFNMQITNPVELETQINAIVGVVTNGLFAARPADLLLLGTSEGVKTLRAE
- the ilvA gene encoding threonine ammonia-lyase, biosynthetic, with the translated sequence MLEQYVKKILTSRVYDVAVETPLQTARQLSERLGNSILLKREDLQPVFSFKIRGAYNKLTQLSDEERARGVVTASAGNHAQGLALAAKVLGVKATIVMPKTTPEIKVEGVRSRGGKVVLHGDSFPEALAYSLKLVDEKGYVYIHPYDDPHTIAGQGTVAMEILRQHPMPLDAIFVPVGGGGLIAGIAAYVKYLRPDIKVIGVEPDDSNCLQAAMAAGERVVLPTVGLFADGVAVAQIGQHTFDICKDYVDEVITVSTDEICAAIKDIYDDTRSITEPAGALGVAGIKKYVEQRGVTGQTFVAIDSGANVNFDRLRHVAERAELGEGREAIIAVTIPEKPGSFKAFCEAIGKRQITEFNYRYNTGSEAHIFVGVQTHPENDPRSALIASLSGQGFPVLDLTDNELAKLHIRHMVGGRAAHVVDEVILRFEFPERPGALFNFLNKLGGRWNISMFHYRNHGAADGRVVAGLQVPHDERHLVPAALEEIGYPYWDESDNPAYQLFLG
- a CDS encoding SdiA-regulated domain-containing protein; this translates as MRRFARPKPLILILSVISLIVLIGIGQYMRLFERAWFNLHTLWQPMSTQSIGLDRYQVAAEAQVIEGLNDDVSALTFDPVRKSLFTVTNKNSELIELSLDGRILRRVSLIGFGDPEAVEFISADTYVITDESQQRLIKIHLEPGVTFLDAADAEQMTLGVHMSGNKGFEGLAYDSVGKRLFVAKERDPMLIYEVHGFPHFNPEKSYAVHVINNPKRDAGMFVRDLSSLQYDERSGHLLALSDESNLILELDVDGRPLSTMSLIKGRQGLKKTVPQAEGIAMDDEGTMYLVSEPNLFYVFKKPTQP
- a CDS encoding fumarylacetoacetate hydrolase family protein, with amino-acid sequence MSYQHQYVDGTRIHFPLGKVVCIGRNYAEHAKELDNPVPTEPLLFIKPGSCVVSLEGGFNIPTERGSVHYEAEIAVLIGKPLSTKPSREEVLDAISGFAPALDLTLRDKQAELKSKGLPWEIAKSFDGAAVIAPFVSGSTFADLTDIGIRLTINGEVRQDGNSSAMLNPIVPMIQHMAGCFSLQAGDVILTGTPVGVGPLNVGDEIVLELPGASSFTSSVR
- a CDS encoding SdiA-regulated domain-containing protein; the protein is MAIQPLSTLKTARRSRFALRWYTWLLLVAAIAYGVAFAMHWDDRGVLWMQENLESPAERQESVWLPDYQAVIDAKLLPGMEKDEASDLAYDPQTKTLFSVMGKNPFLVELTLQGDVLRKMPLVGWSNPEGVTVLGNGLLAIVDERDHQITIVKVDADTRELNLADFLKYDLGPSKDQNKAFEGVTWDARNQQLLLGEERPPALFTWKGDGKTLTGDKQRLVSNDLDIRNLSALAIDPRTGHTLVLSADSHLLLELDEKGEQVSFMTLLGGFNGLKKTIPRAEGVTMDEAGTLYMVSEPNLFYRFEKQK